One region of Eupeodes corollae chromosome 1, idEupCoro1.1, whole genome shotgun sequence genomic DNA includes:
- the LOC129939528 gene encoding uncharacterized protein LOC129939528 has product MAEAAQKKIEPLKARRLVCTKQLDRINEFLSEINAKHTSEFEVRLQALESVFKAFEQLQIKLEDIDPKEIGAKVDVRAECEEMYYKSRSKVLHEIQSRKSTLRTENVVSTETKSSNQLKLPKLNIPIFSGEVTQWLSFHEIFNSLIHNNSSLSNVSELHYLISSLSSQAARTIQSLEITDDNLEVALNLLIEKYDNKRVIATEHIKKVMMYSAIRKPSSSSLRQFCDEINSHLRALTTLGRPVSQWDDLLVQILLPKLDSATLNKWNEEGPTERMPSYQELIKFLTKRTLILNDDIPQPNHNIYKCYQFLTLPVAQKQSFVSGNQLCFNCIKPNHDANNCQASKCRKCNNSHHTLLHDDNVIRIPQDVPQSASYNIASTSNGQRPTSNNVASSSNSLASPMIQPYPQTYHLHENTSPAAYDTQSRSAQAILATAVVFALDKQNTPVPCRVLLDSASHVSLLTERFANLLGIRRKSKIMSICSIGENSLICKHQISFTIKSRFNNYAENIDAYIVARISEFLPDAPINTNGLSIPSNINLADPLFGTPSRVDLLIGAEYLLSIGQIKLGPWLPTLQNTVFGWVVSGSIAQGECKKKVHCLVNDSDENSENENIASMLTSFWEIEKHEQIELPFTKNEKICEEHFLKNVKRLRNGRIEVRLPFKQNPESLGNSYATALRRFYALERKLIKNHDLAVQYVSFMKEYKQLKHMVEIKNQDFGKLHYYIPHHCITKPESSTTKLRVVFDASAKCDNGVSLNDILYVGPVVQPDLFSLLIKSRSHNYVFTADVVTKMYRQIALNEQDRAFHQILWRDRPDEEIKTYELCTVTYGTASASFLATRALLYLAEEEGDKFSVGASTIKTEWG; this is encoded by the exons ATGGCCGAAGCCGCTCAGAAGAAAATAGAACCGCTAAAAGCTCGACGTCTCGTTTGCACCAAACAATTAGACAGAATAAATGAGTTTCTATCAGAAATTAATGCAAAACACACTTCGGAATTCGAGGTTCGTCTTCAAGCTTTGGAGTctgtttttaaagcatttgaaCAACTCCAGATCAAGTTGGAGGATATCGATCCCAAGGAAATTGGTGCCAAAGTCGACGTGCGAGCTGAATGCGAGGAGATGTACTACAAATCAAGATCCAAAGTTCTTCATGAAATACAAAGTCGAAAATCTACTTTGCGAACAGAAAATGTTGTATCTACCGAAACTAAATCATCTAATCAGTTGAAACTTCCAAAGCTTAACATTCCTATTTTTTCAGGTGAAGTTACCCAGTGGCTATCCTTtcacgaaattttcaattccctAATCCACAATAATTCCTCATTAAGCAATGTCTCCGAGCTACACTATTTGATTTCCTCTCTATCTAGTCAAGCTGCTAGGACAATACAATCGTTGGAGATCACTGATGACAACTTAGAAGTTGCTCTCAATCTGCTTATTGAAAAGTACGACAACAAACGTGTGATTGCCACTGAACACATTAAAAAGGTAATGATGTATTCAGCTATTCGAAAACCTTCATCGTCAAGTCTACGTCAATTTTGTGATGAGATCAATAGTCATCTTCGTGCTCTTACTACACTTGGACGTCCTGTAAGCCAATGGGATGACCTACTAGTTCAAATACTTCTCCCAAAACTCGACAGTGCAACACTTAACAAATGGAACGAAGAAGGACCCACCGAAAGAATGCCCAGTTACCAGGAGCTTATAAAATTTCTTACCAAACGCACCCTGATTCTCAATGACGACATTCCTCAG ccTAACCATAATATTTACAAGTGTTATCAATTTCTTACTCTGCCTGTTGctcaaaaacaaagttttgttaGTGGGAACCAACTATGTTTTAATTGCATTAAGCCCAATCATGATGCAAATAATTGCCAAGCATCAAAATGTCGCAAGTGCAACAATTCACATCACACGCTGCTTCATGACGATAACGTTATACGCATCCCTCAGGATGTTCCACAATCGGCTTCATATAACATTGCATCAACTTCAAATGGCCAAAGACCTACCTCAAACAATGTCGCAAGTTCTTCCAACAGCCTGGCTTCGCCGATGATTCAGCCATATCCCCAAACATATCATCTTCATGAAAATACGTCTCCAGCTGCATACGATACACAAAGCCGTTCAGCACAAGCCATTCTTGCCACTGCAGTAGTTTTTGCTCTTGATAAACAAAACACCCCAGTTCCTTGCCGAGTTTTGCTTGACTCTGCTTCTCATGTCAGCTTGTTAACTGAGCGATTCGCAAACCTTTTAGGCATAAGACGTAAGAGTAAAATAATGTCCATCTGTAGCATCGGagaaaattcattaatttgcaAACATCAAATTAGCTTCACCATCAAATCGCGATTTAATAATTATGCTGAAAATATTGATGCTTATATTGTGGCCAGAATATCAGAGTTCCTTCCTGATGCTCCCATTAATACAAACGGTTTATCTATACCATCGAATATTAATCTCGCAGATCCCTTATTTGGAACCCCAAGTCGAGTTGATCTGTTGATAGGAGCTGAATATTTATTATCCATTGGACAGATTAAGCTAGGCCCTTGGCTTCCAACTCTTCAAAACACTGTATTTGGCTGGGTGGTGTCTGGCAGCATTGCACAAGGAGAATGCAAGAAAAAGGTCCATTGCTTGGTAAACGATTCTGATGAAAatagtgaaaatgaaaatattgcatCAATGCTTACCTCTTTTTGGGAAATTGAAAAGCACGAACAAATTGAATTGCCATtcacgaaaaatgaaaaaatttgtgaagaacattttcttaaaaatgtgaaACGTCTCAGAAATGGCCGAATTGAGGTAAGATTGCCTTTTAAGCAGAATCCAGAATCATTAGGCAATTCTTATGCGACTGCCCTTCGAAGATTTTACGCATTAGAAcgtaaattgataaaaaatcacGATCTCGCAGTGCAATATGTTTCATTTATGAAAGAATACAAGCAACTGAAACATATGGTGGAGATCAAAAATCAAGATTTTGGTAAATTACATTATTATATTCCCCACCATTGCATAACAAAACCTGAGAGCTCTACTACAAAACTAAGAGTAGTTTTTGATGCTAGTGCCAAATGTGATAATGGTGTGAGCTTAAACGACATCTTATACGTGGGCCCAGTCGTGCAGCCTGACTTGTTTTCTTTACTTATCAAATCTAGATCACATAACTACGTGTTTACTGCTGACGTAGTAACTAAAATGTACCGTCAAATTGCTCTCAATGAACAAGATCGAGCATTTCACCAAATTTTGTGGAGAGACAGACCAGATGAAGAGATAAAGACTTATGAACTCTGTACTGTGACGTATGGTACGGCCTCAGCATCTTTTTTGGCTACAAGAGCGCTTTTGTACTTAGCAGAGGAAGAGGGTGATAAATTTTCAGTAGGAGCATCAACAATCAAAACAGAATGGGGCTAG